Proteins from a single region of Chryseobacterium sp. W4I1:
- a CDS encoding ferric siderophore ABC transporter substrate-binding protein produces MKSYTVDKNEQNRDRIKSAVLSILIWSAILLFVFLYKLKPELDKQPDEVITTMLVNFGDNRNGNGVEEPADQPGSLAAATEVTPEPAETPVPETKTVIKPEPAPEPKKTEAKEKIITGNNSKVSVPKKEESKKTDKKTATSASASKNTKKAGATTANSKTGNGDGKGNAAIGNLIRGRGTKAGSQGTGTGIGNAGDPLGGDGNGDSKVGIDRKLIGYIPGTMGRGGAQPSNSCTASGTITIAYTVDKAGNVVSARRAGGTSDPCISSTGVSWVKKYVKAEKAATSSTGTYKITF; encoded by the coding sequence ATGAAAAGCTATACAGTAGACAAAAACGAGCAAAACAGAGACAGGATAAAGAGTGCAGTACTTTCTATCCTTATTTGGTCTGCGATCCTGCTTTTTGTTTTTCTTTATAAATTAAAGCCAGAGCTTGATAAGCAGCCGGATGAAGTAATAACAACAATGCTTGTAAATTTCGGGGACAACAGAAATGGAAATGGTGTAGAAGAACCAGCCGATCAGCCCGGAAGTCTTGCTGCAGCTACAGAAGTAACACCCGAACCAGCTGAAACACCTGTTCCGGAAACTAAAACCGTAATAAAACCGGAACCTGCACCTGAGCCAAAGAAAACGGAGGCAAAAGAAAAGATAATCACGGGAAATAATTCAAAAGTGAGCGTTCCTAAGAAAGAAGAATCTAAAAAAACAGATAAGAAGACAGCAACAAGTGCAAGTGCTTCAAAAAATACTAAGAAAGCCGGAGCAACAACTGCCAATTCTAAAACCGGAAATGGTGACGGAAAAGGAAATGCAGCCATCGGAAACCTGATCAGAGGAAGAGGAACAAAAGCCGGAAGCCAGGGGACGGGCACTGGTATTGGAAATGCAGGAGATCCTTTGGGAGGAGACGGAAACGGAGATAGTAAAGTAGGAATTGACAGAAAATTAATTGGATATATCCCTGGAACCATGGGAAGAGGCGGAGCACAGCCTAGTAACAGCTGCACGGCAAGTGGAACCATTACAATTGCCTACACGGTTGATAAAGCAGGTAATGTTGTTTCTGCAAGAAGAGCAGGAGGAACATCAGATCCCTGTATTTCTTCTACAGGTGTATCCTGGGTCAAGAAGTATGTAAAAGCCGAAAAGGCGGCCACATCCTCTACAGGAACGTATAAAATCACATTCTAA
- a CDS encoding NAD kinase, with translation MKAAIYSQKKDLDTFLYLSKFISELETRGIKSVLYDEMAEALQFSKIFETFNSKQDLLDKEVDLFFTFGGDGTIVNSLTFIEDLEIPVVGVNTGRLGFLASFTKEEAFKELDAILKGDVKTSRRAVIEVVSPRSSDFFPYALNDVTVSRKETTSMITVDSYINDEFLNVFWGDGVIVSTPTGSTAYSLSCGGPIISPNNENFVITPIAPHNLNVRPLVVNDRVEIKFKVESRVPQYSLSLDSRLVHIETDKEIIIKKASFQLLLVQPNHLSFYETIRQKLLWGRDKRN, from the coding sequence ATGAAGGCAGCCATATATTCTCAGAAAAAAGACCTCGATACTTTTTTATATTTAAGCAAGTTTATTTCAGAACTTGAAACAAGGGGCATAAAATCTGTTCTGTACGATGAAATGGCTGAAGCGCTTCAGTTTTCAAAGATATTTGAAACATTCAACAGCAAACAGGACCTTCTGGATAAGGAAGTAGATCTCTTCTTTACCTTCGGGGGAGATGGAACTATCGTAAATTCCCTAACCTTTATAGAAGACCTTGAGATTCCTGTTGTTGGGGTAAATACCGGAAGACTCGGTTTCCTGGCCAGCTTTACCAAAGAAGAAGCTTTCAAAGAATTGGATGCGATCTTAAAAGGGGATGTAAAAACCAGCCGGAGAGCAGTAATAGAAGTTGTTTCGCCAAGATCCAGCGATTTTTTTCCTTATGCCCTGAACGATGTTACGGTATCCAGGAAAGAAACTACGTCCATGATCACGGTAGACTCTTATATTAATGATGAGTTTTTAAACGTTTTCTGGGGAGACGGAGTTATTGTCTCTACCCCTACAGGATCGACGGCTTATTCATTAAGCTGTGGCGGCCCCATCATCTCACCGAACAACGAAAATTTTGTCATTACTCCCATTGCACCCCACAATCTGAATGTGAGGCCGTTGGTTGTGAATGACAGAGTGGAAATAAAATTTAAAGTGGAAAGCAGGGTACCCCAGTATTCTCTTTCTCTGGACTCCAGACTGGTCCATATAGAAACAGACAAAGAAATCATCATCAAAAAGGCAAGTTTCCAGCTTCTTCTGGTACAGCCCAATCATTTAAGTTTCTACGAAACGATCCGTCAGAAGCTGCTTTGGGGCAGGGATAAAAGAAATTAG
- the nth gene encoding endonuclease III, whose amino-acid sequence MTKKQRAELVQTELEKLYPTTPIPLDHTDPYTLMVAVALSAQTTDKKVNQVTPDLFAVAGTPQRMARLEEYEIKELIKEIGLSNTKAKNLKRMAELLLERHNGIVPQTYEELEALPGVGHKTASVVMSQAFGFPAFPVDTHIHRLMTQWKLTSGKNVVETEKDAKAIFPKEVWNKLHLQIIYYGREYSPARGKGEKDIITKMMFEK is encoded by the coding sequence ATGACAAAAAAGCAAAGGGCGGAGCTCGTTCAGACTGAATTAGAGAAACTATATCCTACAACACCTATTCCGTTAGATCATACAGATCCTTATACCCTGATGGTTGCTGTAGCACTTTCTGCACAGACAACGGATAAAAAAGTAAACCAGGTAACTCCCGACCTTTTTGCAGTGGCAGGAACACCACAGAGAATGGCCAGACTGGAGGAATATGAAATAAAGGAACTGATCAAAGAGATTGGATTATCCAATACGAAAGCCAAAAACCTTAAAAGGATGGCCGAACTTTTACTGGAAAGGCACAACGGGATCGTTCCCCAAACATATGAAGAACTGGAAGCGCTTCCCGGAGTAGGGCATAAAACAGCTTCAGTGGTCATGAGCCAGGCTTTCGGGTTTCCTGCCTTTCCGGTAGATACTCATATTCACAGGCTGATGACGCAATGGAAGCTTACTTCAGGAAAAAACGTTGTAGAAACGGAAAAAGATGCTAAAGCCATATTTCCGAAAGAAGTATGGAATAAACTTCACCTTCAGATTATTTATTACGGAAGAGAATATTCTCCGGCCAGAGGAAAAGGTGAGAAAGATATTATCACAAAAATGATGTTTGAAAAGTAA
- a CDS encoding DinB family protein has protein sequence MIIESLRSLYNRDLNKLKTEIESYQNEDVIWKTDKNISNSAGNLCLHLVGNLNTYFGAELGKTGYIRHRELEFSLKDIPRAELIEKISATIIMVDDVLSQLTSEDLEKEYPLIIFEEKMTTGYFLIHLITHLDYHLGQINYHRRLLDIY, from the coding sequence ATGATTATAGAAAGCCTGAGATCTCTTTACAACAGGGATTTAAATAAGTTAAAAACAGAGATAGAGTCTTACCAGAATGAAGACGTAATCTGGAAAACCGATAAAAATATTTCCAATTCCGCAGGAAATCTCTGCCTTCATTTGGTTGGAAACCTTAATACTTATTTTGGTGCAGAACTAGGAAAAACCGGCTATATCAGACATCGAGAACTTGAATTTTCACTAAAAGATATTCCACGAGCAGAACTTATTGAAAAGATATCGGCAACCATAATTATGGTAGATGATGTCCTTAGCCAATTAACTTCTGAAGATCTTGAAAAGGAATATCCTCTCATTATTTTTGAAGAAAAAATGACAACAGGATATTTTTTAATTCACCTGATTACACACCTGGATTATCATCTTGGACAAATCAATTATCACAGAAGGCTGCTGGATATTTATTAA
- a CDS encoding nucleoside recognition domain-containing protein encodes MVLSRIWSAFIIIAIAIASIKYVSSGHYKTIFNDMVVGKGGDTVQIASQPMNMLTPIVRDSLMKKNDFADSRIHYKTDSIKQNVKVYRIQEADGVIGTSETAVKICIGLIGIMTLFMGFMSIAEKAGGINLLSRFIQPFFSKLFPEIPKNHPAFGHMLMNFSANLLGLDNAATPFGLKAMESLQTLNPNKDTASNSQIMFLCLHAGGMTLIPVSIIAIRASMGSKTPTDIFLPCMIATFAATLAAMIIVSLYQKINLLRPVVIAYVGGISAVIALLVVYLVQLSKDQLDDFSKVLSNGLILFIFLAIVLGAVYKKINVFDAFIEGAKEGFTTCVKIIPYLVGMLIAISLLRTSGVFDVIIDGMKWVAYTVGFDPRFVDGLPTALIKPLSGSGARGMMVDTMATFGADSFQGKLAAVLQGSSDTTFYVIAVYFGAVAVKNTRYTVIAMLLADLVGVITAIALAYLFFA; translated from the coding sequence ATGGTTCTCAGCAGAATTTGGTCGGCTTTTATTATTATTGCCATTGCCATTGCCAGCATTAAATACGTTTCGTCAGGCCACTACAAAACCATTTTCAATGATATGGTCGTAGGTAAAGGCGGTGACACGGTTCAGATCGCTTCACAGCCAATGAACATGCTTACCCCGATTGTCAGAGACAGCCTGATGAAAAAAAATGATTTTGCAGACAGCAGGATTCATTACAAAACAGACTCTATAAAGCAGAATGTAAAAGTTTACAGAATTCAGGAAGCAGACGGCGTGATCGGAACCTCCGAAACCGCTGTAAAGATCTGCATCGGCCTGATCGGGATCATGACTTTATTCATGGGATTCATGAGTATTGCTGAAAAAGCAGGTGGAATCAATCTTTTAAGCCGATTTATACAGCCATTCTTCTCTAAACTATTTCCTGAGATCCCAAAAAACCATCCCGCTTTCGGGCATATGCTGATGAATTTCAGCGCCAATCTTCTGGGTTTGGACAATGCCGCTACTCCATTCGGTTTGAAGGCTATGGAAAGCCTGCAGACTTTAAATCCAAATAAAGATACCGCCAGCAATTCACAGATCATGTTTCTGTGTCTTCATGCCGGAGGAATGACACTTATCCCGGTTTCTATTATTGCAATCCGGGCTTCGATGGGTTCCAAAACCCCAACGGATATTTTCCTTCCTTGCATGATTGCTACATTTGCAGCCACATTAGCCGCCATGATCATTGTATCGCTGTATCAGAAGATCAACCTGCTTCGTCCTGTAGTCATTGCATATGTAGGAGGAATTTCAGCAGTTATTGCACTTCTGGTGGTCTATCTGGTTCAGCTAAGCAAAGATCAGCTTGATGATTTCAGTAAAGTATTAAGCAATGGCCTTATTCTGTTTATTTTCCTTGCTATTGTACTGGGAGCTGTATATAAAAAGATCAATGTTTTTGATGCCTTTATTGAGGGCGCCAAAGAAGGTTTTACCACCTGCGTCAAGATCATTCCTTATTTGGTTGGAATGCTGATCGCTATTTCTCTGTTGAGAACTTCAGGCGTTTTTGATGTAATTATTGACGGAATGAAGTGGGTTGCTTATACGGTAGGTTTTGACCCTAGATTTGTGGATGGGCTTCCGACAGCACTTATCAAGCCTTTATCCGGATCAGGAGCCAGAGGAATGATGGTGGATACTATGGCTACCTTCGGAGCCGACAGTTTCCAAGGAAAGCTTGCCGCAGTTCTTCAGGGAAGTTCAGATACAACGTTTTATGTCATTGCAGTTTACTTTGGTGCAGTAGCCGTAAAGAACACAAGATATACGGTAATTGCCATGCTTCTGGCAGATCTGGTTGGAGTTATTACTGCAATTGCATTGGCTTATCTTTTCTTTGCTTAA
- the accD gene encoding acetyl-CoA carboxylase, carboxyltransferase subunit beta: MAFDWFKRKAKNITTSTDEKKDVPKGLWHQTPSGKIVEHDELRRNSYVSPEDGFHVRIGSAEFFEILFDEGKFTELDANVESIDILNFKDTKPYKDRLKEVKAKTKLTDSIRNAVGTVKGTEMVVSCMDFAFIGGSLGSVMGEKIRRAVDYCIANKLPYMIICQSGGARMQEATYSLMQLAKVQAKLAQLSEAGLLYIAYLCDPTFGGITASFAMTADIIMAEPGALIGFAGPRVIRETIGRDLPEGFQTSEFLQEKGFVDFIVKRTEIKDTVAKTVNLLAVNA, encoded by the coding sequence ATGGCATTCGACTGGTTTAAAAGAAAAGCAAAAAACATTACCACCTCTACTGATGAAAAAAAGGATGTTCCCAAAGGTCTTTGGCATCAGACTCCATCAGGAAAAATAGTGGAGCATGATGAATTGAGAAGAAACAGCTACGTTTCTCCTGAAGACGGATTTCACGTAAGAATTGGAAGTGCAGAATTTTTTGAGATCCTTTTTGACGAAGGTAAATTCACTGAACTGGATGCCAATGTTGAAAGTATTGATATCTTGAATTTCAAGGATACAAAACCTTATAAAGACCGTTTAAAAGAAGTAAAAGCGAAGACAAAACTTACAGACTCTATCAGAAACGCAGTAGGAACCGTAAAAGGAACTGAAATGGTGGTTTCATGTATGGATTTTGCTTTTATCGGGGGATCTTTAGGCTCTGTAATGGGTGAAAAAATCAGAAGAGCAGTAGATTACTGTATCGCCAATAAACTTCCGTATATGATCATCTGTCAATCCGGAGGAGCGAGAATGCAGGAGGCGACTTATTCACTGATGCAGTTAGCTAAAGTACAAGCTAAGCTTGCCCAACTGTCTGAGGCAGGGCTTTTATACATTGCTTATCTTTGTGACCCTACTTTTGGAGGAATCACCGCTTCTTTTGCTATGACCGCAGATATTATCATGGCCGAACCGGGCGCATTGATCGGTTTTGCCGGTCCAAGAGTAATCCGTGAAACTATCGGAAGAGACCTTCCGGAAGGTTTCCAGACCTCTGAATTCCTGCAGGAAAAAGGATTCGTGGATTTTATTGTAAAGAGAACTGAAATTAAAGATACAGTAGCTAAAACAGTGAATTTATTAGCTGTAAACGCATAA
- a CDS encoding DUF1801 domain-containing protein, translating into MNIQEQINTYITGQPEPKSSDMQNLHKIILQVLPECKVWFMDGKNAENQIIANPNIGYGSYTIRYSNGTSKEFYQIGMSANTAGISIYIMGIKDKKYLPETYGKTIGKASVSGYCIKFKTLKDINIGILEAAMRSGTEQGL; encoded by the coding sequence ATGAACATACAGGAACAAATCAATACTTATATTACCGGTCAGCCTGAACCCAAAAGCAGCGATATGCAGAACCTTCACAAAATTATACTTCAGGTATTACCGGAATGTAAAGTATGGTTCATGGACGGCAAAAATGCTGAAAATCAAATTATTGCAAACCCTAATATAGGATACGGATCATACACAATTAGATATTCAAACGGAACCAGTAAAGAGTTTTATCAGATTGGTATGAGCGCCAACACAGCGGGTATATCCATTTATATCATGGGCATAAAAGATAAAAAATACTTGCCTGAGACCTATGGAAAAACAATAGGTAAAGCAAGCGTAAGCGGATATTGCATTAAGTTCAAAACACTGAAAGACATCAATATTGGCATCCTTGAAGCAGCCATGCGATCGGGAACTGAGCAGGGGTTATAA
- a CDS encoding biopolymer transporter ExbD produces MKIQRRNKANPEFSLAAMTDVILLMLIFFMITSSAANQSAIDVKLPKAGAVEDNIPNPLTVSIKPDGSYFVDDTPVTRDQLEPLIVSKLTGQTNKSFTIRADENTMHKDVVFAMEIAEKNKFNIAIATVKDK; encoded by the coding sequence ATGAAAATTCAGAGAAGAAATAAAGCGAATCCCGAATTCAGTTTGGCTGCGATGACCGATGTTATCTTGCTGATGCTGATATTCTTTATGATCACTTCATCAGCTGCCAACCAGAGTGCGATTGATGTGAAGTTACCTAAAGCGGGAGCAGTTGAAGATAATATTCCCAATCCATTGACGGTAAGCATTAAGCCTGACGGGTCTTATTTTGTAGATGACACTCCCGTAACCAGAGATCAGCTGGAACCATTGATTGTTAGTAAATTAACAGGTCAGACCAATAAATCTTTCACCATCCGTGCAGATGAAAATACCATGCATAAAGATGTGGTTTTTGCCATGGAAATTGCGGAGAAAAATAAATTTAATATTGCCATTGCAACAGTTAAAGATAAATAA
- a CDS encoding MotA/TolQ/ExbB proton channel family protein, with product MLLTELTQILFAQITAPAVATDDLEFSFWKIMFHGGAFAKIVMFVVLALGVFSVYLFFERFFFIKRLTSKTDANFMDNIEDFIKEGKIEAAADYAKKQNSPEGRILEKGISRLGRPVSDIVSAMESQAQVEVANMEKNLNLLAVVPSIAPMLGLLGTVIGMIIAFFNLSHATGSFSPKTLSEGIYTALGQTAVGLAVAIPANFFYNILLTRIDKFVLKAQNMSGEFLDLINKPL from the coding sequence ATGCTGTTAACGGAACTTACTCAGATTTTATTTGCACAGATTACTGCTCCTGCAGTTGCAACAGACGATTTAGAATTTTCATTTTGGAAGATCATGTTCCATGGAGGGGCTTTCGCTAAAATAGTGATGTTCGTCGTTTTGGCTTTAGGAGTTTTTTCAGTATATCTGTTCTTTGAACGCTTTTTCTTTATTAAAAGACTGACTTCTAAGACGGATGCCAATTTCATGGACAATATTGAAGATTTTATCAAAGAAGGAAAGATAGAGGCAGCAGCAGATTATGCTAAAAAGCAGAATTCTCCGGAAGGAAGAATTTTAGAAAAGGGAATTTCAAGGCTGGGACGTCCCGTTTCTGATATCGTAAGTGCCATGGAATCCCAGGCCCAGGTAGAAGTTGCCAATATGGAGAAGAATCTTAACCTTTTAGCAGTGGTACCTAGTATTGCCCCGATGTTAGGACTTTTGGGAACAGTTATCGGGATGATCATTGCGTTCTTCAATCTTTCGCATGCTACCGGTTCTTTCTCGCCGAAAACACTTTCTGAAGGTATTTATACTGCATTAGGGCAGACGGCAGTAGGTCTTGCGGTAGCAATTCCGGCTAACTTTTTCTACAATATCCTTTTAACAAGAATAGATAAGTTTGTATTGAAAGCACAGAATATGTCCGGTGAATTTTTAGACCTTATCAACAAACCTTTATAA
- a CDS encoding DUF885 family protein: protein MKNILSKVILGLGLVISLASCRKSDSPLTKVTPTNMDSIASNYYEQYLKLYPLDATSQGDTRYNDQLPINIDRDFISGEVAFYNSVQKELESVDYKALSDEDKVVYDVLDYTLKDKIEAYAYHPEYIPFTQFGGLPLSFPLYGSAEGSQPFKTEKDYSDWLKRMEKFPAWMDAAAENFREGINNKFVLPKKLVIKMIPQMRSEEITTTDMDKNIFYGPIRKFPKDFTKAQKDKFSALYAEAITKKIIPAYTKMGAFLEKEYLPKARDTDGYNSLPNGNEIYRYYAKSWTTTKKTPEEINKIGLQQVAMLRAEMEKVKQQVGFSGTLEEFINFVKTDPKAMPYKTSKEVLNGFNGILAKITPKLKTMFNVTPKTKFEIRQTEKFREASASAEYIQGTPDGKRPGIFYIPLPDPSKFNVTSGMESLFLHEAIPGHHYQVSLQQENTKLPKFMRFGWFGAYGEGWAHYCETLGPEFGLYTDPYQKMGYLSDQMLRAVRLVVDTGIHTGTMSREEAIKYFLGNISYDEAGATAEVERYMAMPGQALGYKIGSLRIRELREKYQKELGSKFNLASFHDEVLSQGCLPLDVLNRKMELWATKQK from the coding sequence ATGAAAAACATTTTATCAAAAGTTATTTTAGGATTGGGACTGGTAATCAGCCTTGCCTCATGCAGGAAATCTGATTCTCCGCTGACCAAGGTAACTCCTACGAATATGGATTCTATTGCATCTAACTATTACGAGCAGTATCTTAAATTATATCCGTTAGACGCTACTTCCCAGGGAGATACGAGATACAATGATCAGCTTCCCATCAATATCGACCGGGATTTTATTTCCGGAGAGGTTGCTTTTTATAATTCTGTCCAGAAAGAACTGGAAAGCGTTGATTATAAAGCTCTTTCAGATGAAGACAAAGTCGTATATGATGTGCTGGATTATACTTTAAAGGATAAAATTGAAGCGTATGCCTATCACCCGGAATATATTCCTTTCACACAGTTTGGAGGACTTCCCCTAAGCTTCCCCCTATATGGAAGCGCAGAAGGAAGCCAGCCTTTCAAAACTGAAAAGGACTACAGCGACTGGCTGAAAAGAATGGAAAAATTTCCAGCCTGGATGGACGCCGCTGCTGAAAATTTCCGTGAAGGGATCAATAATAAATTTGTCCTTCCTAAAAAACTGGTTATCAAAATGATCCCACAGATGAGATCAGAAGAGATCACCACAACCGACATGGATAAAAATATTTTCTACGGACCGATTAGAAAGTTCCCGAAAGATTTTACAAAAGCCCAAAAGGATAAATTTTCTGCTCTTTATGCAGAAGCCATTACCAAAAAGATTATTCCTGCTTATACCAAAATGGGTGCTTTCCTTGAGAAGGAATACCTGCCGAAAGCAAGAGACACCGACGGATACAACAGCCTTCCAAACGGAAATGAGATTTACAGATATTACGCAAAGAGCTGGACAACCACAAAGAAAACACCTGAAGAGATCAATAAAATAGGCCTTCAGCAGGTAGCTATGCTTCGTGCAGAAATGGAAAAGGTAAAGCAGCAGGTTGGTTTTTCAGGAACACTGGAAGAGTTTATTAACTTCGTAAAAACAGATCCTAAGGCAATGCCATATAAAACTTCTAAAGAGGTTCTGAACGGATTTAATGGCATTTTAGCGAAAATCACTCCTAAACTGAAGACCATGTTCAATGTAACACCAAAGACAAAGTTTGAGATCAGGCAGACGGAAAAATTCAGAGAAGCAAGTGCCAGCGCAGAATATATTCAGGGAACACCTGACGGAAAAAGACCGGGGATATTTTACATTCCTCTTCCTGATCCTTCCAAATTCAATGTAACTTCGGGAATGGAATCTCTTTTCCTCCATGAAGCCATTCCGGGGCACCATTATCAGGTTTCGCTTCAGCAGGAAAATACTAAGCTTCCTAAATTCATGAGATTCGGATGGTTTGGTGCTTATGGTGAAGGCTGGGCCCATTATTGCGAAACTTTAGGCCCGGAATTCGGGTTATATACAGATCCTTACCAGAAAATGGGTTACCTGAGTGATCAGATGCTGAGAGCAGTAAGGCTGGTAGTAGATACAGGAATCCATACGGGAACGATGAGCAGAGAAGAAGCCATTAAATATTTCCTGGGCAATATCTCTTATGATGAAGCCGGCGCCACTGCAGAAGTGGAAAGATATATGGCAATGCCGGGACAGGCTTTGGGCTATAAAATTGGTTCTCTACGTATCCGTGAGCTTAGAGAGAAATACCAGAAAGAGCTTGGAAGTAAATTTAATTTAGCCAGCTTCCATGATGAAGTTTTAAGCCAGGGATGCCTTCCTCTTGATGTTCTGAACAGAAAAATGGAGCTTTGGGCCACGAAGCAGAAGTAA
- the fbaA gene encoding class II fructose-bisphosphate aldolase has protein sequence MSRIFPAGVATGQLVTDIFQYAKENKFALPAVNVIGSSNVNAVMETAAKLNSPVIIQFSNGGAAFNAGKGLSNDGQKAAILGSIAGAKHIHTLAEAYGATVILHTDHCAKKLLPWIDGLLDASEEHYKQTGKSLYSSHMLDLSEESLEENLEISTKYFERMAKMQMTLEVEIGVTGGEEDGVDNSDVDNSKLYTQPEDIAYTYEKLKAISDNFTIAAAFGNVHGVYKPGNVVLTPKILDNSQKYVQEKFGTAEKPVNFVFHGGSGSTLEEIREAIDYGVIKMNIDTDLQFAYTEGVRDYMVNNIDYLRAQIGNPEGEEKPNKKFYDPRVWVRKGEETFSTRLVKAFEDLNNVNTLK, from the coding sequence ATGAGCAGAATTTTTCCGGCAGGAGTTGCCACAGGTCAATTAGTTACCGATATTTTTCAGTATGCTAAAGAAAACAAATTTGCACTGCCAGCAGTCAATGTAATTGGTTCAAGCAATGTAAATGCTGTTATGGAAACTGCAGCGAAATTAAACTCTCCTGTCATTATCCAGTTTTCAAATGGCGGAGCTGCTTTTAATGCAGGAAAAGGATTAAGCAATGATGGTCAGAAAGCAGCAATTTTAGGATCTATTGCGGGAGCCAAACATATTCATACACTTGCAGAAGCTTACGGAGCGACTGTTATTTTACATACTGACCACTGTGCAAAGAAATTATTGCCTTGGATCGACGGATTATTAGATGCCAGTGAAGAGCATTACAAACAGACAGGAAAGTCTCTTTATTCTTCTCACATGCTGGATCTTTCTGAAGAATCTTTAGAAGAAAATCTTGAGATTTCAACTAAATATTTCGAAAGAATGGCTAAAATGCAGATGACTTTGGAAGTTGAAATCGGTGTTACAGGAGGTGAAGAAGACGGTGTTGACAATTCTGATGTTGACAACTCTAAATTATACACTCAGCCTGAAGATATCGCCTATACTTACGAAAAATTAAAGGCTATTTCTGATAACTTTACGATTGCAGCTGCATTTGGTAACGTACACGGAGTTTACAAGCCAGGAAACGTGGTTCTTACCCCAAAAATCCTTGATAACTCACAGAAATATGTTCAGGAAAAATTCGGAACAGCTGAAAAGCCTGTTAATTTTGTATTCCATGGAGGTTCAGGATCTACTTTAGAAGAGATCAGAGAGGCTATCGACTACGGAGTTATCAAAATGAATATTGATACAGACCTTCAATTCGCTTACACGGAAGGAGTTAGAGACTATATGGTTAACAATATTGATTATTTAAGAGCTCAAATCGGAAACCCTGAAGGAGAAGAGAAACCGAACAAGAAATTCTACGATCCAAGAGTTTGGGTAAGAAAAGGTGAGGAAACTTTCTCTACAAGACTGGTAAAAGCGTTTGAAGACTTAAATAACGTAAATACTTTAAAATAA
- a CDS encoding CBS domain-containing protein, translating into MLEDFGYSHVFIKKSHHFYGAIAEDFLYEGDGILKDLEHQIERFAILEDNNIMDSIRLFYTFSANVIPVINKNEKYLGYITCEDIFQNLSRYPLFSETGAILTVETAARKYSMTEIANIVESNNSKFYGGFITLMSDEVIQVTIKISNENLSSIDATFDRYDYRIVEKYYSDEKSDLFKDRFGFFQKFIEI; encoded by the coding sequence ATGTTAGAGGATTTCGGATATTCCCATGTTTTCATTAAAAAATCCCACCACTTTTACGGAGCCATTGCTGAAGACTTTCTGTATGAAGGAGATGGAATCCTGAAGGATCTTGAACACCAGATCGAGCGCTTTGCCATTCTGGAAGACAATAATATCATGGACAGCATCCGCCTGTTCTATACCTTCAGTGCCAATGTAATTCCGGTGATCAACAAAAATGAAAAATACCTGGGCTATATCACGTGTGAGGATATCTTTCAGAATCTTTCACGTTATCCCCTGTTTTCAGAAACCGGAGCTATTCTTACCGTAGAAACAGCGGCAAGAAAATATTCGATGACGGAGATCGCCAATATTGTGGAGAGCAACAACTCGAAATTCTATGGCGGATTTATCACCCTGATGTCTGATGAAGTGATCCAGGTGACCATTAAGATAAGTAATGAAAACCTTTCCTCGATAGATGCTACTTTTGACCGGTATGATTACAGAATTGTAGAAAAATATTATTCTGATGAGAAATCAGATCTGTTTAAGGACCGGTTCGGATTTTTTCAAAAATTCATAGAAATATAA